One window of Chryseobacterium indologenes genomic DNA carries:
- a CDS encoding helix-turn-helix domain-containing protein: MQKEKLRTVRKMKGFTQQQMAEVIPTDVSNYSRKESGAVFITQTEWSKLAKFLEVPVEEIYEEEEAKIIIENPVFNDSPGANIGNSTSSGNNIGYINNELSIEIIKTMQEYIGLLKEEIERLKK; this comes from the coding sequence ATGCAAAAAGAAAAACTCCGTACAGTAAGAAAGATGAAAGGCTTCACCCAGCAACAAATGGCTGAGGTAATCCCAACTGACGTTTCCAACTATAGCAGAAAAGAAAGTGGTGCTGTATTTATAACACAGACAGAATGGTCCAAACTTGCCAAATTTTTAGAGGTTCCTGTTGAGGAAATTTATGAAGAAGAGGAAGCTAAAATTATTATTGAAAACCCTGTTTTTAATGACAGTCCTGGAGCAAACATTGGAAACAGTACTTCTTCCGGTAACAATATTGGATATATTAATAATGAGTTAAGCATAGAAATTATAAAAACAATGCAGGAATATATTGGTCTGCTGAAAGAGGAAATCGAAAGACTGAAAAAATAA
- a CDS encoding polysaccharide lyase family 7 protein has protein sequence MKDHFKTLAAYTVFLFFPVLSSAQKNTYAKVPHQFDLSRFDLQLPIPKNNSIAIIKGSDIEQFSSDNFYFSPQDSSIRFFCSSNGKTTQGSHFPRTELRQIKEWNFENQHSLRVKMAVLQQPGTGKIIIGQIHGHSKGTEALKIWWNNGEIQAGFKKEVNDKEERITLLKNVSLGQTFDYSIQQNNTDVLVTVNQQTVSFHFGDSWKTESVYFKAGNYLQDNNQSPVTSGLTAIYDIRISE, from the coding sequence ATGAAAGATCATTTTAAAACTCTCGCAGCATACACCGTATTTTTATTTTTTCCCGTGCTCTCTTCAGCACAGAAAAATACTTATGCAAAAGTTCCTCACCAATTTGATCTCAGTAGATTTGATCTGCAGCTGCCTATTCCTAAAAATAATTCCATTGCGATTATTAAAGGATCTGATATTGAACAATTCTCCTCCGATAACTTTTATTTTTCTCCTCAGGATAGCAGCATACGTTTCTTTTGTTCTTCTAATGGCAAAACGACTCAAGGTTCACATTTTCCACGAACAGAATTGCGCCAGATCAAAGAATGGAATTTTGAAAATCAGCATAGTTTACGTGTAAAAATGGCTGTTTTGCAGCAACCTGGAACCGGGAAAATTATTATTGGGCAGATTCATGGGCATTCCAAAGGCACCGAAGCTTTAAAAATCTGGTGGAATAATGGTGAAATTCAGGCTGGCTTCAAAAAAGAAGTTAATGATAAAGAAGAAAGAATTACGCTCCTGAAAAATGTTTCTTTAGGTCAAACATTTGATTACAGTATTCAACAAAACAATACTGATGTCTTAGTGACGGTAAACCAGCAGACTGTTTCTTTTCATTTTGGTGACAGCTGGAAGACAGAATCTGTTTATTTCAAGGCAGGAAATTATCTGCAGGACAACAACCAATCTCCTGTAACTTCTGGCCTGACTGCTATTTACGATATCAGAATATCAGAATAA
- a CDS encoding arginase family protein, with amino-acid sequence MKRNINIFEFPLNLGLTKKEHETEPGVRKLPDWLRKFDFHRRIAPKKVFRLDAPEYSMDFDEESNVRNADLIIEYAKKQTEYILKNYEKNTFNIILGGDCSILIGNAVALKKLGNFGLFYLDGHTDFIPPELSETGGAAGMDLAIITGTGHEKLTNIDGLKPYLSEENIFCCGNAETDDEEYVNQIINSNIHYYDLYRLRENGFRKTAENFLKMVNDKDLDGFFIHFDVDILKDEIMSAVDSRMEDGISYDDLREMLEPLFDSPLCFGIEITILDPDYDENGTYTQPFVENLIQIIKNKEE; translated from the coding sequence ATGAAAAGGAACATCAATATTTTTGAGTTTCCTCTCAATTTGGGACTTACAAAAAAGGAACATGAGACGGAACCCGGGGTTCGAAAACTTCCGGACTGGCTCAGGAAATTTGATTTTCATCGTAGAATTGCTCCTAAAAAAGTTTTCAGACTTGATGCTCCGGAATATTCCATGGATTTTGATGAGGAATCTAATGTAAGAAATGCAGATCTCATTATTGAATACGCCAAAAAACAGACTGAATATATTCTTAAGAATTACGAAAAAAATACATTCAATATTATCCTGGGCGGTGACTGCAGCATTCTGATTGGAAATGCTGTCGCCTTGAAAAAACTGGGAAACTTCGGACTCTTTTATCTTGACGGCCACACAGATTTTATCCCACCGGAACTTTCAGAAACCGGAGGTGCTGCAGGAATGGATCTCGCCATCATTACCGGAACCGGACACGAGAAACTGACCAATATTGATGGTTTAAAGCCCTATTTATCTGAAGAAAATATTTTCTGCTGCGGAAATGCAGAAACAGATGATGAAGAATATGTTAATCAAATTATCAATTCCAATATTCATTATTATGATCTTTACCGTCTCAGAGAGAATGGCTTCAGAAAAACCGCTGAAAACTTTCTGAAAATGGTGAATGATAAAGATCTGGACGGTTTTTTCATTCATTTTGACGTGGATATTCTGAAAGATGAGATAATGTCGGCCGTAGACAGCAGAATGGAAGACGGAATCAGCTATGATGACCTCAGGGAAATGCTAGAACCTTTATTTGATAGTCCATTGTGCTTTGGGATAGAGATTACTATTTTAGATCCTGATTATGATGAAAACGGAACGTATACCCAGCCATTTGTAGAGAATTTAATTCAAATTATAAAAAATAAAGAAGAGTAA
- a CDS encoding HPP family protein codes for MKKSIRRTFRVSKYVIYKETLVDYKEHFWSFLGAFFGIGIIAFIQSHSLAETENIFLIGSFGASSVLIYGAIQSPLAQPRNLVGGHVLSALVGVTVYQFVPHIIWLSAPLAVAFSIVLMQYTKTLHPPGGATALIAVSSTGKIPELGYWYVISPVLSGCIILLLVALFFNNITPNRSYPTHSRFMRLLRKRHAHPHKIKK; via the coding sequence ATGAAGAAGAGTATAAGAAGAACATTCAGAGTTTCCAAATATGTGATTTATAAAGAAACGCTTGTTGATTACAAAGAACATTTCTGGTCATTTTTGGGTGCATTTTTCGGGATTGGAATCATTGCATTTATCCAGTCTCATTCGTTAGCGGAAACTGAGAATATATTCCTGATTGGTTCTTTTGGGGCTTCAAGTGTTCTTATTTATGGAGCCATACAGAGTCCGCTGGCACAGCCCAGAAACCTTGTAGGCGGACATGTGTTGTCTGCATTAGTAGGGGTTACAGTCTATCAGTTTGTTCCGCATATTATCTGGCTTTCGGCTCCTTTGGCAGTAGCTTTTTCTATTGTATTGATGCAGTATACCAAAACGCTGCATCCACCAGGTGGTGCTACAGCTTTGATTGCTGTAAGTTCTACCGGGAAAATTCCGGAATTGGGATATTGGTATGTCATCTCCCCTGTTCTTTCCGGATGTATCATTCTGCTGTTGGTAGCTTTATTTTTTAATAATATTACTCCTAACAGAAGCTATCCTACCCACAGCAGATTCATGAGGCTGTTAAGAAAAAGACATGCACATCCCCACAAAATAAAAAAATAA
- a CDS encoding TIGR01777 family oxidoreductase: MKEIVLITGASGMIAKELAKKIGKEYEIRFLTRKKEHDHEYEWDIRKGNIDEAALENVSHIIHLAGANISEKRWTPERKRELISSRVDSAELLRNALRKNKIKLKSFISASGINFYGTETSEKIYNENDPPGNDFLSEVVVLWERAADDFKEQDLAERVVKIRTAVVLSEKDGALKKMIPPIQYYIGSPLGNGQQYMPWIHVEDICSVYELALKNPAMDGAYNAVSPQHITNKDLTKKIAKVLEKPLFMPNVPGFVLKLIFGELATAILEGSRASSQKLQDAGFHFKFPDLNEALEDLLKKQ; encoded by the coding sequence ATGAAAGAAATTGTTCTGATCACCGGAGCCAGTGGTATGATCGCCAAAGAACTGGCCAAAAAGATAGGCAAAGAATATGAAATCAGATTTCTGACCCGAAAAAAAGAACATGATCATGAATATGAATGGGATATCAGAAAAGGAAATATAGATGAAGCTGCTCTGGAGAATGTTTCTCATATCATTCATCTTGCGGGTGCCAATATTTCAGAAAAACGCTGGACACCGGAAAGAAAGAGAGAACTGATCTCGAGCCGTGTTGATTCAGCAGAATTACTTCGAAATGCTTTAAGAAAAAATAAAATAAAGCTTAAGTCATTTATTTCAGCTTCAGGAATTAATTTTTACGGTACTGAAACTTCGGAAAAGATTTATAATGAAAATGATCCTCCCGGGAATGATTTTCTAAGTGAAGTTGTGGTTTTATGGGAACGTGCTGCAGACGATTTTAAAGAACAGGATCTGGCAGAAAGAGTGGTCAAAATACGAACTGCTGTTGTACTCTCCGAAAAAGATGGAGCTTTAAAGAAAATGATTCCTCCCATTCAATATTATATTGGATCACCTTTAGGAAACGGCCAACAATATATGCCATGGATTCATGTTGAAGATATTTGTTCTGTTTATGAGCTTGCTTTAAAAAATCCAGCAATGGACGGAGCTTATAATGCTGTTTCTCCACAACATATTACTAATAAAGATCTCACAAAAAAGATTGCCAAAGTACTTGAAAAACCTTTATTCATGCCCAATGTTCCGGGATTTGTCTTGAAGTTAATCTTCGGAGAGCTGGCTACGGCTATACTGGAAGGTTCCAGAGCTTCTTCACAGAAGCTTCAGGATGCAGGCTTTCACTTTAAGTTTCCGGATCTGAATGAGGCTTTAGAAGATCTATTAAAGAAGCAATAA
- a CDS encoding Crp/Fnr family transcriptional regulator: MGEELLILKNISRHISLTNQEKSYFLSLLKEKKVVKKELILQQQQACKEINFVQTGILRAFHMDTTGKESTIMFAVSDWWITDMYCFINQKPAMLNIEALEDSSILQLQKDHLDDLYHKIPKFERFFRIMMQNAYIREQLRTIENLSLPAEERYYNFLQKYPEAVKRIRQKQIASYLGITPEFLSLIKSKQKNSFS; the protein is encoded by the coding sequence ATGGGGGAAGAACTTTTAATTCTAAAAAATATTTCCAGGCATATTTCACTTACCAATCAGGAGAAATCTTATTTTCTCTCTCTATTAAAGGAAAAAAAGGTTGTTAAGAAAGAATTGATTTTACAACAGCAACAAGCCTGTAAAGAGATCAATTTTGTTCAGACAGGAATTTTGAGGGCTTTTCATATGGATACCACGGGAAAAGAATCTACGATCATGTTTGCGGTTTCTGACTGGTGGATCACTGATATGTATTGTTTCATCAATCAGAAACCCGCCATGCTGAATATTGAAGCATTGGAAGACAGCTCTATTTTGCAACTTCAAAAAGATCATCTGGATGACCTTTATCACAAGATCCCGAAATTTGAACGGTTTTTCCGTATCATGATGCAGAACGCTTACATCAGAGAACAGCTCCGAACGATTGAAAATCTTTCTTTACCGGCAGAAGAACGCTATTATAACTTTTTACAGAAATATCCTGAAGCGGTAAAACGTATCAGACAAAAACAAATTGCTTCTTATTTAGGGATCACTCCTGAATTTTTAAGCCTTATAAAATCCAAACAAAAAAACAGTTTCTCTTAA
- a CDS encoding DUF4406 domain-containing protein, with the protein MFILIAGPYRSGTNDDPQLIQQNLYNLESVALPIFRKGHIPIIGEWVALPLINLAGSTQIGDEAWQEIQYPVAHALLEKCDAVLRIEGASKGADEDVRIAKERGLTIYYTIEDIPYAKS; encoded by the coding sequence ATGTTTATACTTATTGCAGGCCCTTACCGCAGTGGAACGAATGATGATCCGCAGCTTATTCAGCAGAATCTTTACAATCTTGAATCTGTTGCTCTTCCTATTTTCAGAAAGGGACACATCCCAATTATCGGAGAATGGGTTGCATTGCCATTGATCAACCTTGCCGGATCTACCCAAATAGGTGATGAAGCATGGCAGGAAATACAATATCCCGTAGCTCATGCCCTACTTGAAAAATGTGATGCAGTGCTGCGTATAGAAGGTGCATCAAAGGGAGCTGATGAAGATGTAAGAATAGCCAAAGAAAGAGGTCTTACCATTTATTATACCATAGAAGATATTCCTTATGCAAAATCCTGA
- the nudK gene encoding GDP-mannose pyrophosphatase NudK produces the protein MQNPDITILHTEVLSDNWYTLNKVTYSVLKKDGTTETQSREAYDRGNGAVILLYNQLSNTVILTRQFRLPTYINGNETGMLIEACAGLLDNDNPEDCIKRETEEETGYKISRVEKIFEAYMSPGSVTEILHFFIAEYSNEMKITDGGGLEEEGENIEVLELSFEEALKMIDTGEIKDAKTIMLLQHLRIKGIM, from the coding sequence ATGCAAAATCCTGATATAACCATCCTTCACACAGAGGTCCTTTCAGACAACTGGTATACTTTAAACAAAGTCACCTACTCTGTTTTGAAAAAGGATGGAACCACAGAAACTCAGAGCAGAGAAGCTTACGACCGCGGAAACGGAGCGGTTATTCTCCTTTACAATCAACTTTCAAACACGGTTATTCTGACCAGACAATTCCGGCTGCCCACTTATATCAACGGAAATGAGACAGGAATGCTTATTGAAGCCTGTGCAGGACTTTTGGATAATGATAATCCGGAAGATTGTATAAAACGGGAAACTGAAGAAGAAACCGGGTATAAAATCTCCAGAGTTGAAAAGATATTTGAAGCTTATATGTCGCCGGGATCTGTTACGGAAATCCTTCACTTCTTTATCGCAGAATATTCAAATGAAATGAAAATTACAGACGGCGGCGGATTGGAAGAGGAAGGTGAAAATATAGAAGTTCTGGAACTTTCTTTTGAGGAAGCTCTGAAAATGATTGATACAGGAGAAATCAAAGATGCGAAAACGATTATGCTTTTGCAGCATTTACGAATCAAAGGAATTATGTAG
- a CDS encoding DUF2750 domain-containing protein encodes MLQDHITVLNRHKEFIKKITDTEIVYALQNDKGYATSYSSEAEYEDGEPVQMICFWSEAARAKSCIENEWNYYEPSPVSLTEFVENWCLGMNSDGLLVGTNFDSHMFGYEAEPLELILDIIEELRNSGKSLELRKFESLDDMEKQIREVLED; translated from the coding sequence ATGCTTCAAGACCATATTACGGTTCTGAACCGCCATAAAGAGTTTATAAAAAAAATTACAGATACAGAAATCGTATACGCTTTACAAAACGACAAAGGCTATGCTACCTCCTACTCCAGCGAAGCAGAATACGAAGATGGTGAACCGGTCCAGATGATCTGCTTCTGGTCTGAGGCTGCAAGAGCAAAATCATGTATAGAAAATGAATGGAATTATTATGAGCCCTCTCCTGTCTCTCTTACCGAATTTGTAGAAAACTGGTGCCTGGGCATGAATAGTGATGGATTATTGGTGGGGACAAATTTCGACAGTCATATGTTTGGCTATGAAGCTGAGCCTTTAGAATTGATTCTTGATATTATAGAAGAACTTAGAAATTCCGGAAAATCTCTGGAATTGAGAAAGTTTGAGAGTCTTGATGATATGGAGAAACAGATCAGGGAAGTTTTGGAAGATTAA
- a CDS encoding DUF2306 domain-containing protein has product MMKVLGTKIIKVIALFSVLIFSILMLKTISQYTSFDKNIGFLAFKQQVVGNPYWMAFFYIHIFSITFCLLAGLTQFSNRFLSENRDLHRIIGKIYVYNILIINVPACFVLGLFSNGGLIGITGFLIQDVLWSYFTIVAILSIKKGNINKHRNYMILSYAVTTTAITFRIVKHLLYNETQHDYQLFYGLNVWAALLINLTIAYVILKKDRLLTGKIQTGKENIDTDK; this is encoded by the coding sequence ATGATGAAGGTATTGGGAACAAAAATTATTAAAGTAATCGCTTTATTTTCAGTTTTAATTTTCAGTATTCTCATGCTGAAAACAATTTCCCAATATACTTCTTTTGATAAAAATATCGGATTTCTGGCCTTTAAGCAGCAGGTAGTCGGTAATCCATATTGGATGGCTTTTTTCTACATTCATATTTTTTCTATTACGTTTTGTCTTCTGGCCGGTCTTACGCAATTTTCAAATCGGTTTTTATCTGAAAACAGAGATCTTCATAGGATCATTGGGAAAATATATGTTTACAATATTCTGATCATCAATGTTCCGGCATGCTTTGTACTGGGACTTTTTTCAAATGGCGGTCTTATCGGGATTACAGGATTTCTGATTCAGGATGTTCTCTGGTCCTATTTCACCATTGTGGCTATACTTTCTATTAAAAAAGGAAATATCAACAAGCATAGAAATTATATGATTTTGAGCTATGCGGTGACTACAACAGCCATTACTTTCAGAATCGTTAAGCATCTGCTATATAATGAAACACAGCATGATTATCAACTTTTTTATGGACTGAATGTTTGGGCTGCCCTTTTGATCAACCTGACCATTGCTTATGTAATTCTCAAAAAAGATCGTTTATTAACGGGAAAAATCCAGACTGGAAAGGAAAATATAGATACCGACAAATGA
- a CDS encoding retropepsin-like aspartic protease: MKLIVIILILLFSITVSAQKKPVILPFSLENNSVYVYCKVNTTDSIKFMFDTGADGSVININAKKKVPLTIDGKSENKGSNGVNTVDYSSHNTVQFGSIQKNDIRFTLIPYGSADFDGVFGTDLMKGKVIEIDYHKNEIRFYEENDLSMDLTGYEKIKLHTIDNYPAVESSMIVNGKEYSGFFGLDSGADDVLTIASPFAKSNGLIKVMKTIGKATARGSDGSVYEMPVVLCPTIKFVQKYLYDLPITLSGSTEGIDATEKMAGFFGNQFLKKFNTVIDFKNGFIYFKLNKNLYSEFN; this comes from the coding sequence ATGAAACTCATTGTTATTATTCTGATCTTGTTATTTTCTATAACAGTATCAGCTCAAAAGAAACCTGTTATCCTACCCTTTTCTCTGGAAAACAATTCCGTTTATGTGTACTGCAAAGTCAATACAACAGACAGCATAAAGTTCATGTTTGATACAGGTGCCGATGGTTCTGTCATCAATATCAATGCAAAGAAAAAAGTACCGCTTACCATTGATGGAAAGTCTGAAAATAAGGGCTCAAACGGGGTAAACACAGTCGATTACAGCAGCCATAATACGGTGCAGTTTGGAAGCATTCAGAAAAATGATATCCGGTTTACTCTTATTCCTTATGGTTCCGCAGATTTTGACGGAGTTTTCGGAACAGATCTGATGAAAGGAAAAGTTATTGAAATTGATTATCATAAAAATGAAATCCGTTTTTATGAAGAAAATGACCTCTCCATGGACCTAACAGGATATGAGAAAATAAAGCTTCATACGATCGACAACTACCCTGCCGTAGAAAGCAGTATGATAGTAAATGGTAAAGAATATTCAGGGTTTTTCGGACTTGACAGCGGAGCGGATGATGTGCTTACCATAGCTTCTCCTTTTGCTAAAAGTAATGGGTTGATAAAAGTTATGAAAACCATCGGCAAGGCTACAGCAAGAGGTTCTGATGGTTCTGTCTATGAAATGCCTGTAGTTCTTTGTCCAACTATAAAATTTGTCCAAAAATATCTTTATGACCTACCGATTACTCTTTCCGGCTCTACAGAAGGCATTGATGCTACGGAAAAAATGGCGGGATTTTTTGGTAATCAGTTTTTAAAAAAATTCAATACTGTGATTGATTTTAAGAACGGGTTTATTTATTTTAAGTTAAATAAAAACCTGTACTCGGAATTTAATTAG
- a CDS encoding KTSC domain-containing protein, which produces MKKIGEHRTLLGVDKNVTLKELKTIYRNVMKDTHPDKFINDEAGKIEAEEKSKSVIEAYHFLVSINSETQDKYKEEYTETITKSNIQDFYLEKSILTVQHLNGNMYEYMGVPRNTYIKMVNADSPSRFARRHIYGNFIYRKSGEAMAD; this is translated from the coding sequence ATGAAAAAAATTGGTGAACACAGAACACTTCTTGGAGTAGATAAAAATGTTACTTTAAAAGAATTAAAGACCATTTACAGAAATGTGATGAAAGATACACATCCTGATAAATTCATTAATGATGAAGCCGGAAAAATTGAAGCTGAAGAAAAAAGCAAGTCTGTAATTGAGGCGTATCACTTTTTGGTAAGCATTAATTCTGAAACACAGGATAAATACAAGGAAGAATATACAGAAACCATTACGAAATCTAACATCCAGGATTTTTATCTTGAAAAATCGATTTTAACGGTTCAGCACCTGAACGGAAATATGTATGAGTATATGGGAGTTCCAAGAAATACTTATATCAAAATGGTTAATGCTGATTCACCAAGCCGTTTTGCAAGGAGACACATCTATGGAAACTTTATCTACAGAAAGTCCGGAGAGGCTATGGCAGATTAA